The Mixta hanseatica genome includes a region encoding these proteins:
- the glyA gene encoding serine hydroxymethyltransferase — translation MLKRDMNIADYDAELWQAMEQEKVRQEEHIELIASENYTSPRVMQAQGSQLTNKYAEGYPGKRYYGGCEYVDIVEQLAIDRAKALFGADYANVQPHSGSQANFAVYTALLQPGDTILGMNLAHGGHLTHGSPVNLSGKLYNVVPYGIDETGKINYDELASLAQQHKPKMIIGGFSAYSGVCDWAKMREIADSVGAYLFVDMAHVAGLIAADVYPNPVPHAHIVTTTTHKTLAGPRGGLILAKGGDEDLYKKLNSAVFPGGQGGPLMHVIAGKAVALKEAMEPEFRVYQQQVAKNAKAMVEVFLERGYNVVSGGTYNHLFLLDLVDKNLTGKEADAALGRANITVNKNSVPNDPKSPFVTSGIRIGTPAVTRRGFKEAEVRELAGWIVDVLDNINDEATIERVKQKVLEVCARFPVYA, via the coding sequence ATGTTAAAGCGAGATATGAACATTGCCGATTACGATGCCGAGTTGTGGCAAGCAATGGAGCAAGAAAAAGTGCGTCAGGAAGAGCATATTGAACTGATTGCTTCAGAAAACTACACCAGCCCGCGTGTAATGCAGGCGCAAGGTTCACAGCTAACCAATAAATATGCCGAAGGCTATCCGGGCAAACGCTACTACGGCGGTTGTGAGTATGTCGATATCGTTGAGCAGCTGGCGATCGATCGCGCCAAAGCGCTGTTTGGCGCAGATTATGCCAACGTCCAGCCGCATTCTGGTTCACAGGCAAACTTTGCGGTCTATACCGCGCTGCTGCAGCCGGGCGACACCATTTTAGGTATGAACCTCGCGCATGGCGGTCACCTGACGCACGGCTCTCCGGTAAACCTCTCCGGCAAACTGTATAACGTGGTGCCTTACGGCATCGACGAGACGGGCAAGATCAACTATGACGAACTGGCGTCGCTGGCGCAGCAGCATAAGCCAAAAATGATTATCGGCGGCTTCTCCGCCTATTCCGGCGTATGCGACTGGGCGAAAATGCGTGAAATCGCCGATAGCGTAGGCGCTTATCTGTTTGTTGATATGGCGCACGTTGCCGGTCTGATTGCCGCAGACGTCTATCCGAACCCGGTTCCGCATGCGCATATCGTCACTACGACTACTCACAAAACCCTGGCGGGTCCGCGTGGCGGCCTGATCCTGGCGAAGGGCGGCGACGAAGATCTGTATAAAAAACTGAACTCCGCTGTGTTCCCGGGCGGACAGGGCGGCCCGCTGATGCACGTTATCGCCGGTAAAGCGGTGGCGCTGAAAGAAGCGATGGAGCCGGAGTTCCGGGTTTATCAGCAGCAGGTAGCGAAGAACGCCAAGGCGATGGTCGAAGTGTTCCTGGAGCGCGGCTATAACGTGGTTTCCGGCGGCACCTATAACCACCTGTTCCTGCTGGATCTGGTGGATAAAAACCTGACCGGTAAAGAGGCGGATGCCGCGCTGGGCCGCGCGAACATCACTGTGAACAAAAACAGCGTGCCGAACGATCCTAAGAGCCCATTCGTCACGTCCGGTATCCGTATCGGTACCCCGGCGGTTACCCGTCGCGGCTTTAAAGAAGCGGAAGTTCGTGAGCTGGCCGGCTGGATTGTCGACGTGCTGGATAACATCAATGATGAAGCGACCATCGAGCGCGTGAAGCAGAAAGTGCTGGAAGTTTGCGCGCGCTTCCCGGTTTACGCCTGA
- the suhB gene encoding inositol-1-monophosphatase, which yields MHPMLNIAVRAARKAGNLIAKNYETPDAVEASQKGSNDFVTNVDRDAERLIIEVIRKSYPQHTIIGEESGELSAEDQDVQWIIDPLDGTTNFIKRLPHFAVSIAVRIKGRTEVAVVYDPMRNELFSAVRGQGAQLNGYRLRGSNARDLDGTILATGFPFKQKQHAATYMKLVGKLFTQCADFRRTGSAALDLCYVAAGRVDGYFEIGLKPWDFAAGELIAREAGALVTDFTGGHGFMTTGNIVAGNPRVVKALLASMRDELSDALKR from the coding sequence ATGCATCCGATGCTCAACATCGCCGTGCGCGCTGCGCGCAAGGCTGGCAACTTAATCGCCAAAAACTACGAAACTCCAGACGCCGTTGAAGCTAGCCAGAAAGGCAGCAACGATTTTGTGACCAATGTTGACCGCGACGCCGAGCGCCTGATTATTGAGGTGATTCGCAAATCTTATCCGCAGCACACCATTATCGGCGAAGAGAGTGGTGAACTGTCGGCAGAAGATCAGGATGTACAATGGATTATCGATCCGCTGGATGGCACCACCAACTTCATTAAACGCTTACCGCACTTCGCGGTTTCCATCGCCGTGCGCATTAAAGGCCGCACCGAAGTGGCGGTGGTTTACGATCCAATGCGTAACGAACTGTTCTCTGCCGTACGCGGCCAGGGCGCTCAGCTGAACGGCTATCGTCTGCGCGGCAGCAATGCGCGCGATCTGGACGGCACCATTCTGGCGACCGGCTTCCCGTTTAAACAGAAGCAACATGCCGCAACCTATATGAAACTGGTAGGCAAACTCTTTACCCAGTGCGCGGATTTCCGTCGTACCGGTTCAGCCGCGCTGGATCTCTGTTATGTCGCCGCCGGTCGCGTTGACGGCTATTTCGAGATCGGCCTGAAGCCGTGGGATTTCGCTGCTGGCGAACTGATTGCACGTGAAGCGGGCGCGCTGGTGACCGACTTTACCGGCGGTCACGGCTTTATGACCACTGGCAACATCGTTGCGGGTAACCCACGCGTGGTTAAAGCCCTGCTGGCTTCCATGCGAGATGAGCTGAGCGATGCGCTGAAGCGTTAA
- a CDS encoding IscS subfamily cysteine desulfurase: MKLPIYLDYSATTPADPRVAEKMMQYLTLDGTFGNPASRSHRFGWQSEEAVDIARNQIAELVGADPREIVFTSGATESDNLAIKGAAQFYQKKGKHIITSKTEHKAVLDTCRQLEREGFEVTYLAPQSNGIIDLQALEAAMRDDTVLVSIMHVNNEIGVVQDIATIGEMCRARGIIYHVDATQSVGKLPIDLSQLKVDLMSFSAHKLYGPKGIGALYVRRKPRIRLEAQIHGGGHERGMRSGTLPVHQIVGMGEAYRIAKEEMESEMARLRTLRNRLWDGLKDIEEVYLNGNLEQGAPNILNVSFNYVEGESLIMALKDLAVSSGSACTSASLEPSYVLRALGMSDELAHSSIRFSLGRFTTEEEIDYTIALVRKSIGRLRELSPLWEMFKAGVDLNSIEWAHH, encoded by the coding sequence ATGAAATTACCGATTTACCTGGATTATTCCGCCACCACGCCGGCCGATCCGCGTGTGGCGGAAAAGATGATGCAATATCTCACCCTGGACGGAACATTCGGTAACCCGGCCTCCCGTTCCCACCGTTTTGGCTGGCAGTCCGAAGAGGCGGTGGATATCGCGCGCAACCAAATTGCCGAGCTGGTCGGCGCCGATCCGCGTGAGATTGTCTTTACCTCTGGCGCGACCGAGTCCGACAACCTGGCCATCAAAGGCGCCGCGCAGTTTTATCAGAAAAAAGGCAAGCACATCATTACCAGCAAGACTGAACATAAAGCGGTGCTGGATACCTGTCGCCAGTTAGAGCGCGAAGGATTTGAAGTGACTTACCTCGCTCCGCAGAGCAATGGCATTATCGATCTGCAGGCGCTGGAAGCCGCAATGCGCGATGACACCGTGCTGGTTTCCATCATGCACGTAAATAACGAAATCGGCGTGGTGCAGGATATCGCGACCATCGGTGAAATGTGCCGGGCGCGCGGGATCATTTACCACGTTGATGCGACGCAGAGCGTAGGCAAACTGCCGATCGACCTCAGCCAGCTGAAAGTGGATCTGATGTCCTTCTCCGCGCATAAACTCTACGGCCCGAAAGGTATCGGCGCGCTCTATGTGCGTCGCAAGCCGCGTATCCGTCTGGAAGCGCAGATCCACGGCGGCGGTCATGAGCGCGGTATGCGTTCCGGCACCTTGCCGGTGCATCAGATCGTCGGCATGGGTGAAGCTTACCGTATCGCGAAAGAAGAGATGGAAAGCGAAATGGCGCGCCTGCGCACGCTGCGCAACCGCCTGTGGGATGGCCTGAAAGATATCGAAGAAGTCTATCTGAACGGCAATCTGGAGCAGGGCGCCCCGAATATTCTTAACGTCAGCTTCAACTATGTTGAAGGCGAGTCGCTGATCATGGCGCTGAAAGACCTGGCGGTCTCCTCAGGCTCCGCCTGTACTTCCGCCAGCCTGGAACCCTCTTATGTGCTGCGCGCGCTCGGCATGAGCGACGAGCTGGCACACAGCTCAATCCGTTTCTCCCTTGGCCGCTTCACGACTGAAGAAGAGATTGATTACACCATTGCGCTGGTGCGCAAATCCATTGGTCGACTGCGTGAACTTTCTCCTTTGTGGGAAATGTTTAAAGCGGGCGTGGATTTGAACAGCATCGAATGGGCGCATCATTAA
- the csiE gene encoding stationary phase inducible protein CsiE has protein sequence MSSATTTAPLFSSSQRRCHLLLMLYLPEPLLTLDSLCQLNQVDPSLARQDIAEVEEEIQRYHRLGILQQQDGTFLLQGDELDQRLCLLHWLRRALRVSPVFIEGNFVPALRQHLQARQIEKLLYNERNLQALIEHCASRLQRNFSPRDRLFLQLFMQYSLCHTRQAIFSARQRLWLENKAERLAAQDIIQHWQRRCRFAPDASEIDFYTLLFSMIHAPSAARLAHQGELQLMEQTRLLMTRFQRLSGMRFSNEQGLCSQLYTHLAQALDRCHFAVGIDNSLSEEVIRLYPRLLRTTQAAVETFEDHYGIRFSAEEMGLIAVIFGAWLMQESVLQEKQVLLLTGTDAALEKELEHQLRELTLLPLNIKYLSVCDFQHHGAPKGVTLVISPYAAPLPLYSPPLIHAELPLSAHQQQRIRLLLES, from the coding sequence ATGAGTTCTGCTACAACTACAGCACCACTCTTCTCCAGTTCCCAGCGTCGTTGTCATCTCCTGCTTATGCTTTATCTGCCCGAGCCTTTGCTGACTCTGGATAGCCTGTGCCAACTCAATCAAGTCGACCCTTCGCTTGCCCGGCAAGATATAGCGGAGGTTGAGGAGGAGATCCAGCGTTATCACCGCCTTGGTATTTTACAGCAGCAGGACGGCACTTTTTTATTGCAGGGCGATGAACTGGATCAACGCCTGTGTCTGCTGCACTGGCTGCGCCGGGCGCTGCGCGTTTCGCCGGTATTTATCGAGGGGAATTTTGTTCCCGCTCTGCGCCAGCATTTGCAGGCGCGTCAGATAGAAAAACTGCTGTATAACGAGCGCAATCTGCAGGCCCTGATTGAACATTGCGCCAGCCGCCTACAGCGCAACTTCAGCCCGCGCGATCGGTTGTTTCTTCAGCTTTTTATGCAATATTCGCTGTGCCACACGCGGCAGGCTATATTTTCCGCCCGGCAACGGCTATGGCTGGAAAATAAGGCCGAACGGCTGGCGGCACAGGACATTATTCAACACTGGCAGCGGCGCTGCCGGTTCGCGCCCGACGCCAGCGAAATCGATTTTTATACGCTGCTGTTTAGCATGATCCATGCACCCTCCGCCGCGCGCCTGGCACATCAGGGCGAACTGCAATTGATGGAGCAAACCCGGCTGCTGATGACGCGTTTTCAAAGGCTCTCCGGCATGCGCTTCAGCAATGAACAGGGCCTGTGCAGCCAGCTTTATACTCATCTGGCGCAGGCGCTGGATCGCTGTCATTTTGCCGTCGGCATTGATAACAGCCTCTCTGAAGAGGTGATTCGCCTCTATCCACGCCTGCTGCGTACGACCCAGGCCGCCGTGGAAACCTTTGAAGATCATTACGGCATCCGCTTTTCCGCGGAAGAGATGGGGCTGATCGCGGTTATTTTCGGCGCATGGCTGATGCAGGAGAGCGTGCTGCAAGAGAAGCAGGTGCTGCTGTTAACCGGCACAGACGCCGCGCTGGAAAAGGAACTGGAGCACCAGCTGCGCGAGCTGACGCTGTTGCCGTTGAATATTAAATATTTATCTGTTTGCGATTTTCAGCATCACGGCGCGCCAAAAGGGGTAACGCTGGTGATCTCGCCTTATGCCGCTCCGTTACCGCTCTATTCGCCGCCGTTGATACACGCCGAACTGCCGTTAAGCGCGCATCAACAGCAGCGTATTCGTCTACTGTTGGAGTCCTGA
- the trmJ gene encoding tRNA (cytosine(32)/uridine(32)-2'-O)-methyltransferase TrmJ, with the protein MLQNIRIVLVETSHTGNMGSVARAMKTMGLTNLYLVNPLVKPDSQAISLAAGASDVIGDAVIVDSLDEAIAGCSLVVGTSARSRTLPWPMLDARECGVKCVEEGAQAPVAIVFGRERVGLTNDELQKCHYHVAIPANPDYSSLNLAMAVQILAYEVRMAFLQSDRVEQPQYEESPYPLVDDLERFYQHLEQMMVNSGFIRQSNPGQVMSKLRRLYTRARPERDELNILRGMLSSFEKKRGEK; encoded by the coding sequence ATGCTGCAAAATATTCGTATTGTGCTGGTGGAAACCTCTCACACTGGCAATATGGGCTCCGTCGCTCGCGCGATGAAAACCATGGGGCTGACTAACCTTTACCTGGTTAATCCGCTGGTTAAACCTGATTCGCAGGCCATCTCGCTCGCCGCAGGCGCCAGCGATGTGATTGGCGATGCGGTGATTGTCGATTCGCTGGACGAAGCCATTGCCGGCTGTAGCCTGGTGGTTGGCACCAGCGCCCGGTCGCGTACGCTGCCCTGGCCAATGCTGGATGCGCGCGAATGCGGCGTTAAGTGCGTGGAAGAGGGCGCACAGGCGCCGGTAGCGATCGTGTTTGGCCGCGAGCGCGTCGGCCTGACCAATGATGAACTGCAAAAATGCCATTATCATGTGGCGATCCCGGCGAATCCTGACTACAGCTCGCTGAACCTGGCGATGGCCGTGCAGATCCTGGCATATGAAGTGCGTATGGCTTTCCTGCAAAGCGATCGCGTGGAACAGCCGCAGTATGAAGAAAGCCCCTATCCGTTAGTGGACGATCTGGAGCGTTTTTATCAACATCTGGAGCAGATGATGGTGAATAGCGGCTTTATTCGCCAGTCCAATCCGGGACAGGTGATGAGCAAGCTGCGCCGCCTTTACACGCGCGCGCGTCCGGAACGTGACGAGCTGAACATCCTGCGCGGCATGCTCTCTTCCTTTGAGAAAAAGCGCGGCGAAAAATAA
- a CDS encoding nickel/cobalt transporter: MSIILQRDYPRWRRLWPLWSVLALALLGALAAWWYWPQLLWQSVLWQKSLHQQMIGLLQRVAQHPHQTGLALLGFSLTYGILHALGPGHGKVVIATFLATHPVRLKTSLRLTLAAAMVQGAVAVGLVSLVLGLLQASSRQLHLSSYWLEKSSYLLVAALGVWLCWRALRQLRRSGAMRVHTFRPRDHQHDKHCGCGHQHLPDEQQLARATGWKTSLLVVLSMGLRPCSGAIMMLLFSRVIGVYAWGVLSALAMALGTALTVSMMALLVQSSRALAQRLNQRAAPAPWQRVALHSLALAGGLLLIAGGIILWLSAQPAISGGLRALR, translated from the coding sequence ATGTCAATAATACTGCAACGCGATTATCCGCGCTGGCGTCGCCTGTGGCCGCTATGGAGCGTGCTGGCGCTGGCGCTGCTGGGGGCCCTGGCCGCCTGGTGGTACTGGCCGCAGCTGTTGTGGCAGAGCGTGCTGTGGCAAAAAAGCCTTCATCAGCAAATGATTGGCCTGTTGCAGCGCGTGGCGCAGCATCCGCATCAGACCGGACTGGCTCTGCTCGGTTTCAGCCTCACATATGGCATTTTACATGCGTTGGGGCCGGGGCATGGCAAAGTGGTGATCGCTACCTTTCTCGCGACGCATCCTGTCCGGCTGAAAACCAGTCTGCGCTTAACGCTGGCGGCCGCAATGGTGCAAGGCGCCGTGGCGGTAGGGCTGGTGAGCCTGGTATTGGGGCTCCTGCAGGCCTCTTCCCGTCAGCTTCACCTCAGCAGCTACTGGCTGGAAAAGAGCAGCTATTTGCTGGTTGCCGCGCTTGGCGTCTGGCTCTGCTGGCGCGCGCTGCGTCAGCTGCGGCGTAGCGGAGCGATGCGGGTGCATACGTTTCGCCCGCGCGATCATCAGCACGATAAGCACTGCGGCTGCGGTCATCAGCATCTGCCTGATGAACAACAGCTGGCGCGGGCGACCGGCTGGAAAACCTCGCTGCTGGTGGTGTTGTCGATGGGGCTGCGGCCCTGTTCCGGCGCGATTATGATGCTGCTGTTCTCACGGGTGATCGGCGTTTATGCCTGGGGCGTACTGAGCGCGCTGGCGATGGCTCTCGGCACGGCGCTGACGGTCTCGATGATGGCGCTGCTGGTGCAGAGTTCGCGTGCGCTGGCGCAGCGCCTTAACCAACGCGCCGCGCCTGCGCCATGGCAACGCGTAGCGCTACACAGCCTGGCGCTGGCGGGCGGTTTGTTGTTGATTGCCGGCGGCATAATCTTGTGGCTAAGCGCGCAGCCGGCGATATCAGGCGGGTTGCGCGCGCTGCGCTAA
- a CDS encoding 3-phenylpropionate MFS transporter, with the protein MTVRSTYWLALGYFTYFFCYGIYLPFWAVWLKGSGLDAEKIGLLLGAGMIARFVGSLLIASRVRDPSQLVLALRLLALLTLLCAAGFWLGQQWLWLLLVMIGFNLFFSPLVPLSDALAATWTRQIALPYGPVRLWGSLAFVISSALTGVLITAWNSQAILALLSVGIVMMLGGMLLRPTVMPLGEARTANSAGWAEWRSLLREKSVWRFLLCVTLMQGAHAAYYGFSAIWWQEAGYSASVVGYLWSLGVVAEIIIFALSNRLFHRWSARDLLLLSGICALVRWSLMASTTQLPWLIVAQILHCGSFTVCHLAAMRFIAARQGGQVIRLQSVYSALAMGGGIAVMTMVCGVLFTYLQGDIFWLMALLVLPALFLRPPVQSSGLQQ; encoded by the coding sequence ATGACGGTCCGTTCAACATACTGGTTAGCACTCGGTTACTTCACCTACTTCTTTTGCTATGGCATCTATCTTCCTTTCTGGGCGGTCTGGCTAAAAGGCAGCGGCCTGGATGCAGAAAAAATTGGCCTGCTGCTGGGGGCCGGGATGATCGCCCGTTTTGTCGGCAGTCTGCTTATCGCCTCACGCGTGCGCGATCCGTCACAGCTGGTATTGGCACTGCGTCTGCTGGCCTTGTTAACCCTGCTGTGCGCCGCCGGCTTCTGGCTGGGGCAGCAATGGCTATGGCTGCTGCTGGTAATGATCGGTTTTAATCTTTTTTTCTCGCCGCTGGTGCCGCTCAGCGATGCGCTGGCCGCTACCTGGACACGGCAAATCGCGCTGCCTTACGGGCCGGTCAGGTTATGGGGATCGCTGGCGTTTGTGATCAGCTCGGCGCTGACCGGCGTACTGATTACTGCCTGGAACAGTCAGGCGATCCTGGCGCTGTTAAGCGTCGGCATTGTGATGATGCTGGGCGGCATGTTGTTGCGGCCGACGGTGATGCCGCTGGGAGAAGCGCGCACGGCGAACAGTGCCGGCTGGGCCGAATGGAGATCGCTGCTGCGCGAGAAGAGCGTATGGCGTTTCCTGCTGTGCGTGACGCTGATGCAGGGCGCGCATGCCGCCTATTACGGTTTCAGCGCTATCTGGTGGCAGGAGGCGGGCTATTCCGCCAGCGTGGTGGGCTATCTATGGTCGCTGGGCGTGGTGGCGGAAATCATCATCTTTGCGCTGAGCAATCGGCTATTTCATCGCTGGAGCGCGCGTGATTTGCTGCTGCTCTCCGGGATCTGCGCGCTGGTGCGCTGGAGCCTGATGGCTTCAACCACTCAGCTGCCGTGGCTGATCGTCGCTCAGATTTTGCACTGTGGCAGTTTTACCGTTTGTCATCTGGCGGCGATGCGTTTCATCGCGGCGCGTCAGGGCGGGCAGGTGATTCGTCTGCAGTCGGTCTATTCTGCACTGGCGATGGGCGGCGGTATCGCAGTGATGACTATGGTCTGCGGCGTGCTGTTCACCTATTTACAGGGCGATATCTTCTGGTTAATGGCGTTGCTGGTGCTGCCGGCGCTGTTTTTACGCCCGCCCGTACAGTCGTCAGGACTCCAACAGTAG
- the hmpA gene encoding NO-inducible flavohemoprotein, which yields MLDAQTIATVKSTLPAVAATGPALTAYFYDRMFTHNPELKDVFNMSNQRNGDQRQALFDAICAYGANLENLAALLPAVERIAQKHTSFSIKPEQYQIVGKHLLATIDEMLRPGPEVLDAWAKAYGVLANVFIQREEEIYHEHEKKQGGWRGTRAFRISAIQPQSEVIKSFTLTPVDGKPVADFQPGQYLGVHVQDPDFANHEIRQYSLTHAPNGRDYRIAVKHEAQGTVSGWLHAKAQVGDVINLAAPAGDFFLQADAATPVTLISAGVGLTPMLAMLHALAKQQHQAPVSWLHAAENGARHAFADEVAQTGAQLAHFSSHVWYSNPRAEDAGRFNAQGMMNLAAVAADLADIHRHYYLCGPVSFMQFVARQLLDAGVPNQHIHYEVFGPHKVV from the coding sequence ATGCTTGATGCCCAAACTATCGCTACCGTTAAATCTACTCTGCCCGCCGTTGCGGCGACGGGCCCCGCGCTGACCGCTTACTTTTATGACCGGATGTTTACCCATAATCCGGAACTGAAAGATGTATTTAATATGAGCAATCAGCGCAATGGCGATCAGCGTCAGGCCCTGTTCGACGCCATCTGCGCCTACGGCGCCAATCTGGAAAATCTGGCGGCCCTGCTGCCGGCCGTTGAGCGCATTGCGCAGAAACACACCAGCTTTTCCATTAAGCCTGAGCAGTATCAGATTGTGGGCAAGCACCTGCTGGCGACCATTGATGAAATGCTGCGCCCTGGCCCGGAAGTGCTGGACGCCTGGGCCAAAGCCTATGGCGTATTGGCTAATGTCTTTATCCAGCGTGAAGAAGAGATTTATCACGAGCATGAGAAAAAACAGGGCGGCTGGCGCGGCACTCGCGCTTTCCGCATTAGCGCTATTCAGCCGCAGAGCGAGGTGATTAAAAGCTTTACCCTGACGCCGGTGGATGGCAAGCCGGTAGCAGATTTCCAACCCGGCCAGTACCTGGGAGTGCATGTTCAGGACCCTGACTTCGCTAACCATGAAATCCGTCAATATTCCCTGACCCATGCGCCAAATGGCCGCGATTATCGCATCGCCGTGAAACATGAGGCGCAGGGTACGGTTTCCGGCTGGCTGCATGCGAAAGCGCAAGTCGGCGATGTAATTAACCTGGCGGCGCCGGCCGGTGACTTTTTCCTGCAGGCGGACGCCGCCACGCCCGTAACCCTGATTTCCGCCGGCGTCGGCTTAACACCCATGCTGGCGATGCTGCACGCCCTTGCTAAACAACAGCATCAGGCGCCGGTAAGCTGGCTGCACGCGGCAGAAAACGGCGCTCGCCACGCGTTTGCCGATGAAGTCGCGCAAACCGGCGCGCAGCTGGCTCACTTCAGCAGCCATGTCTGGTACAGCAACCCGCGCGCTGAAGATGCCGGACGCTTTAACGCTCAGGGCATGATGAATCTGGCCGCCGTTGCCGCCGATCTGGCTGATATTCACCGCCACTACTACCTCTGCGGCCCGGTAAGCTTTATGCAGTTTGTCGCTCGCCAGCTGTTGGATGCTGGCGTACCGAATCAGCATATTCATTATGAGGTGTTTGGCCCGCACAAAGTGGTTTAA
- a CDS encoding DUF1007 family protein produces MTATTLIKRAAGGCLALLLSPLAWSHPHSFIAMQTTPVVSNDALTGLKMVWTMDEITSADLLYDAGDATPDSPVWKKLAAEVMANVLAQHYFTEFWHQGKAVKFENLPPAYSLARSGAQAVLTFVLPLARPQPLAGQSYTFSSFDPTYFVDMTYKNAQSLSLPEALSSRCKLTLHTPEPDAALKDFALSLDKADAPPESMDLGRQFAQTVTLSCQ; encoded by the coding sequence ATGACAGCCACTACTCTGATCAAACGCGCCGCCGGCGGCTGCCTGGCTCTGCTGCTTTCGCCTTTAGCCTGGTCTCATCCGCACAGTTTTATTGCGATGCAAACCACGCCGGTGGTCAGCAATGATGCCCTGACCGGTTTAAAGATGGTCTGGACGATGGATGAGATCACCTCAGCCGATCTGCTTTATGATGCCGGCGACGCTACGCCCGATTCGCCAGTGTGGAAAAAGCTGGCGGCGGAAGTGATGGCTAACGTCCTGGCACAGCACTATTTCACTGAGTTCTGGCATCAGGGCAAAGCGGTCAAGTTTGAAAATCTGCCGCCCGCCTACTCGCTGGCGCGCAGCGGGGCGCAGGCGGTACTGACTTTTGTTTTACCGCTGGCGCGGCCGCAGCCGCTGGCAGGCCAGAGCTATACTTTTAGCTCATTTGATCCCACCTATTTTGTTGATATGACTTATAAAAATGCCCAGTCGCTGAGCCTGCCGGAGGCGCTCTCCTCCCGTTGCAAGCTGACGCTGCATACTCCAGAGCCGGATGCGGCGCTGAAAGATTTTGCCCTGTCGCTGGATAAAGCCGATGCGCCGCCGGAAAGCATGGATTTGGGGCGTCAATTCGCGCAAACGGTAACGCTGTCATGTCAATAA
- the iscR gene encoding Fe-S cluster assembly transcriptional regulator IscR: MRLTSKGRYAVTAMLDVALHSHEGPVPLADISERQGISLSYLEQLFSRLRKNGLVASVRGPGGGYLLGKSAAEIAVGAVITAVDESVDATRCQGKEGCQGGERCLTHVLWHDLSERISDFLNNITLAELVNNKEILDIADRQNNETRRMANGRTQETININLRA, from the coding sequence ATGAGACTGACATCAAAAGGGCGTTACGCCGTTACCGCGATGCTTGACGTTGCACTGCACTCACACGAAGGGCCGGTGCCGCTGGCCGATATTTCAGAGCGTCAGGGGATCTCTCTCTCTTACCTTGAACAGCTCTTTTCCCGCCTGCGTAAAAATGGCCTGGTGGCCAGCGTACGTGGACCGGGCGGCGGTTACCTGCTGGGCAAAAGCGCGGCGGAAATCGCCGTTGGCGCGGTGATCACCGCCGTCGATGAGTCGGTTGACGCCACGCGCTGTCAGGGGAAAGAGGGCTGCCAGGGCGGCGAGCGCTGTCTGACTCATGTCCTGTGGCACGATTTAAGCGAGCGTATCAGCGATTTTCTCAACAACATTACGCTGGCTGAGCTGGTGAATAATAAAGAGATCCTTGATATAGCCGATCGTCAGAATAATGAAACGCGCCGTATGGCGAATGGCCGCACGCAGGAGACGATTAATATAAATCTGCGGGCCTGA
- the iscU gene encoding Fe-S cluster assembly scaffold IscU, with amino-acid sequence MAYSEKVIDHYENPRNVGSFDNSDPSIGSGMVGAPACGDVMKLQIKVSDSGIIEDARFKTYGCGSAIASSSLITEWVKGKSLDEAAAIKNTQIAEELELPPVKIHCSILAEDAIKAAIADYKSKKDAQ; translated from the coding sequence ATGGCTTACAGCGAAAAAGTAATCGATCACTACGAAAATCCACGCAACGTAGGATCATTTGATAATAGCGATCCCTCTATCGGCAGCGGCATGGTCGGCGCGCCGGCGTGCGGCGACGTCATGAAACTGCAAATCAAGGTCAGCGACAGCGGCATCATTGAAGATGCGCGTTTCAAAACTTACGGCTGTGGTTCCGCCATCGCGTCCAGCTCGCTGATTACCGAATGGGTAAAAGGCAAATCGCTTGATGAAGCCGCCGCGATTAAAAATACCCAGATCGCCGAAGAGCTGGAGCTGCCGCCGGTGAAAATTCACTGCTCGATCCTGGCCGAAGACGCCATCAAGGCCGCCATCGCGGATTACAAGAGCAAGAAAGACGCACAGTAA